The following proteins come from a genomic window of Paenibacillus swuensis:
- a CDS encoding DUF6382 domain-containing protein, which translates to MNKAVHGIRYDYERSDTLYLVVLPVGTEEVDPIAFKMILKHAIPTLIPFSTETWNSQTKWLYRIGSEKPLSSILKIKERTQEEKIRFFIKLIGQLEAHASYLLSTDQYVLDDELIYTNENLEYTKFVCLPLISNTLHTTTHNQIKLLFEKYLGDVVRDNKDMQSLMNHLTNSEFKLSEVRERLAMVLQQQPSELTTDQYRPFLPETELTTEAEQQPLSSLQLKIRFSFILALLSLLLWVGIQRIFGSNMAYIGTGILLLSVAGWLWKTVNEPEPETGITSLIHEDTTDLPMEQYYADLHMKTALLPKPDQTVLLTMLENPPESQTRKPAVLVIGKGTEKIQIPLEQESFIIGRAQEEADYVEQAMGTSRLHLEITYGEQQYEVRDLASVNGSKLNGEALVPNKKYLLKDGDRIRLPGAQYLFKMEF; encoded by the coding sequence ATGAACAAGGCAGTTCACGGAATACGTTACGATTATGAGAGGTCGGACACATTATATCTAGTGGTTCTACCTGTAGGTACGGAAGAGGTGGATCCGATCGCTTTCAAAATGATTCTGAAGCATGCAATACCTACGTTAATCCCCTTTTCAACAGAGACCTGGAATTCACAAACCAAATGGTTGTACCGGATCGGTTCTGAGAAGCCCTTGTCTTCTATATTGAAGATCAAGGAAAGGACACAGGAGGAAAAGATCCGTTTCTTCATTAAATTGATAGGACAATTAGAAGCACATGCCTCTTACCTTCTTTCAACGGACCAGTATGTATTGGATGATGAATTAATCTATACAAATGAGAATTTGGAATATACAAAGTTTGTTTGTCTCCCGTTAATTTCAAACACCTTACATACAACAACGCACAATCAAATTAAACTTCTATTCGAAAAGTATTTAGGGGATGTCGTACGCGACAACAAGGATATGCAGAGCTTGATGAATCATTTAACGAATTCCGAATTCAAGTTATCTGAAGTAAGGGAACGATTGGCAATGGTCTTGCAACAACAGCCTTCTGAGCTTACAACTGACCAGTATCGACCATTTCTTCCCGAAACCGAGTTAACAACCGAAGCGGAACAACAACCTTTAAGCTCACTTCAACTGAAAATCCGCTTTTCTTTTATTTTGGCATTGTTATCTTTGTTACTCTGGGTAGGCATACAGCGGATTTTTGGATCTAACATGGCATACATCGGCACCGGAATCCTTCTGTTGTCGGTTGCTGGGTGGCTATGGAAAACAGTAAATGAGCCCGAACCGGAGACAGGTATAACATCGCTGATCCATGAGGATACAACAGACCTTCCCATGGAACAATACTATGCTGATTTGCATATGAAAACCGCCTTATTGCCTAAACCGGACCAGACGGTTCTATTGACTATGTTAGAAAATCCGCCGGAATCGCAAACGAGAAAACCTGCTGTCTTGGTTATTGGCAAAGGAACGGAGAAAATACAAATTCCTTTGGAACAGGAATCCTTCATTATCGGCCGAGCACAGGAAGAAGCGGATTATGTTGAACAGGCCATGGGAACGTCCAGGCTTCATCTGGAAATTACATATGGAGAACAGCAGTACGAAGTGCGGGATTTAGCTTCGGTCAACGGCAGTAAACTTAACGGAGAAGCATTGGTACCCAATAAAAAGTATCTGTTAAAAGACGGGGACCGGATTCGGCTTCCCGGAGCGCAATATCTATTTAAAATGGAATTTTAA
- a CDS encoding A24 family peptidase — MDTGSIVLLSVCMLIALITDTTRMIIPNTLTVGGAAAGLLYHTTISGWEGFLFSFAGLASGFGLLVLLYAFGGIGAGDVKLFGAIGAITGTLFVIECLMYSIIYGAFIGILLFIIKKQLLYRISKIYYQMISLMWADKVKIRWRNGSENQYMQFPFMYAVFPAGLTSLYYAFM; from the coding sequence TTGGATACGGGTTCTATTGTTTTACTGAGTGTGTGTATGTTGATCGCTTTAATCACAGATACCACGCGCATGATTATCCCGAATACCTTAACAGTCGGAGGCGCAGCCGCGGGTCTGCTTTACCACACTACGATTTCAGGATGGGAAGGATTTCTGTTTTCATTCGCGGGTTTGGCATCCGGATTCGGATTATTGGTTCTGCTTTACGCGTTCGGTGGCATCGGTGCGGGAGACGTTAAATTATTTGGAGCCATCGGTGCTATAACCGGGACTTTATTTGTAATCGAGTGCCTCATGTATTCTATTATTTATGGTGCTTTTATAGGTATCCTTCTCTTTATTATCAAAAAACAACTGTTATACCGCATTAGCAAGATTTATTATCAAATGATTTCTCTCATGTGGGCGGACAAAGTAAAGATCCGCTGGAGAAACGGAAGTGAAAACCAATACATGCAGTTTCCATTTATGTATGCCGTATTTCCGGCAGGACTTACGTCATTATATTATGCATTCATGTAA
- a CDS encoding TadE family protein, whose product MRKIIQGNQGALTVEASLVFPVVLLLTLSLIFTSVFIYQKSAMTVIVNQAAQRTANHWNNSFRSYNTGHYSLGQADGLYWRSLQDSNSDTFNFLWPNQPSRVEVGGEGVMESSGLPETKMAKALNEFPQGLNGQMAYSNKMFTRYVTVRLQSPFQMPLVSAGLWGTAGLQAEAKAAIVEPSEFIRSLDFVRTYMPYIQHYMSRTQLQLLLNRFKTATPVQTSTQTLAFRTHSEAKQFLQNTVGGRGSSATTEQTGEWRMIDALDSDGVAHQAYIGYQSSTRSLRDQLTKDLELMATGKVKGVVWHLFKKDGKEQWGLSKSLQKTLEQKGIIIVKHG is encoded by the coding sequence GTGCGTAAAATTATTCAAGGTAACCAAGGGGCGTTAACAGTCGAAGCTTCTCTCGTATTTCCGGTCGTTTTGCTCCTTACGCTGAGTTTAATTTTCACTTCCGTTTTCATTTACCAGAAGAGCGCCATGACCGTCATTGTCAACCAAGCAGCTCAGCGAACAGCTAACCATTGGAACAACAGCTTTCGCAGCTATAACACAGGACATTATTCGCTTGGACAGGCAGACGGGTTATACTGGCGAAGTCTTCAGGACAGCAATTCGGACACATTCAACTTCTTATGGCCCAATCAACCTTCCAGAGTTGAAGTGGGCGGGGAGGGAGTTATGGAGTCATCGGGTTTGCCGGAAACGAAAATGGCCAAAGCCTTGAACGAATTTCCGCAAGGATTGAATGGTCAGATGGCTTACTCCAATAAGATGTTTACCCGTTATGTTACTGTTAGGCTGCAGAGCCCTTTTCAGATGCCGCTTGTGTCGGCTGGATTATGGGGAACAGCAGGTCTGCAAGCCGAAGCTAAAGCTGCCATCGTCGAGCCGTCAGAATTTATACGCAGTTTGGATTTCGTTAGAACGTATATGCCTTATATTCAGCATTATATGAGTCGTACACAACTTCAACTACTCTTGAATCGATTTAAGACCGCGACACCAGTACAAACTTCAACTCAGACTTTGGCTTTCAGAACTCATAGTGAAGCAAAGCAATTTTTGCAGAATACGGTAGGAGGTCGCGGATCTTCGGCTACGACAGAGCAGACCGGCGAATGGCGTATGATTGATGCGCTGGATTCCGATGGCGTAGCCCATCAAGCTTACATCGGTTACCAAAGCTCAACCCGATCTTTAAGGGATCAGTTGACTAAGGATTTGGAGCTGATGGCTACGGGGAAAGTAAAGGGAGTGGTGTGGCATTTATTCAAGAAAGACGGCAAAGAGCAATGGGGATTATCCAAATCCCTGCAAAAAACATTGGAGCAGAAGGGCATCATCATCGTCAAGCATGGTTAA
- a CDS encoding Flp1 family type IVb pilin → MKWMNRVKALWKEEEGLGTLEIIMIIAVILILAVAFRKWIIGWFEKLLGQANEQLINNTDTVDGTLLTPPK, encoded by the coding sequence ATGAAATGGATGAACAGAGTTAAAGCGTTATGGAAGGAAGAAGAAGGTTTGGGAACGTTAGAAATCATTATGATCATTGCGGTTATCCTCATTCTTGCAGTAGCATTTCGCAAATGGATTATCGGATGGTTTGAAAAGCTGCTGGGACAAGCTAATGAACAGCTTATCAACAACACCGATACGGTAGACGGCACGCTTTTGACGCCTCCAAAGTAA
- a CDS encoding type II secretion system F family protein, with amino-acid sequence MAVHENYEFKGVNELNSFFLLWFLAQSIALVIGIGFVWNLKPHPDNQSNKIRARLEALSWFLIEYLHIRRRFATWVSAIIQKLNLLPSQDRMQIRIQRFLSRMLCYMLLCQLFFSGIAAISSDGWVMYIAGLILTSVIPFLRWQSLNKSIGERKKLIIRDMPELLDKMCLLMNAGETIQGALMKCSSHGDVTKPLYAELRQAVTELDRNESFGRVMEDFNKRCGVQETAVFVNTILMNYRKGGDYFVLTLRELSRQLWEKKKAEAKTAGEEASAKMILPLMLIFLVILIVVAAPGVMMMNS; translated from the coding sequence TTGGCTGTCCATGAAAATTATGAATTTAAAGGTGTGAACGAGTTGAATTCATTCTTTCTTTTGTGGTTCTTGGCCCAGTCTATCGCCTTAGTGATAGGGATCGGATTCGTTTGGAATTTAAAGCCGCATCCTGATAATCAATCTAATAAGATCCGCGCCCGACTTGAGGCATTAAGCTGGTTCTTAATTGAGTATCTGCACATTAGACGTCGGTTCGCAACTTGGGTTTCAGCCATCATTCAAAAGTTAAATTTACTTCCGTCGCAGGATCGAATGCAGATTCGAATCCAAAGATTTCTTAGTAGAATGTTGTGCTATATGTTGTTGTGTCAATTATTTTTTAGCGGTATTGCCGCCATTTCTTCTGATGGATGGGTTATGTATATCGCTGGCTTAATCCTGACAAGTGTGATCCCATTCCTTAGATGGCAAAGTCTGAACAAGAGCATCGGTGAACGAAAGAAACTTATAATCAGAGATATGCCGGAGCTGCTGGACAAAATGTGTTTGCTAATGAACGCGGGTGAAACGATACAAGGAGCTCTTATGAAATGTTCTAGTCACGGAGACGTGACAAAGCCCCTTTATGCAGAGCTGCGACAGGCAGTAACGGAACTGGACAGAAACGAATCCTTCGGCCGTGTCATGGAGGACTTTAACAAGCGTTGCGGCGTTCAGGAAACCGCAGTATTCGTAAACACGATATTAATGAATTACCGTAAAGGGGGTGATTATTTTGTACTTACATTAAGAGAACTGTCAAGACAATTATGGGAAAAGAAAAAAGCGGAAGCCAAAACAGCAGGTGAAGAAGCTTCGGCCAAAATGATTTTACCGCTCATGCTGATCTTCCTGGTGATCTTAATTGTGGTCGCGGCACCAGGTGTCATGATGATGAATTCTTAA